A single region of the Hippoglossus hippoglossus isolate fHipHip1 chromosome 17, fHipHip1.pri, whole genome shotgun sequence genome encodes:
- the vapal gene encoding VAMP (vesicle-associated membrane protein)-associated protein A, like, translating to MSKLDQILVLDPPVDLKFKGPFTDVVTTNLKLKNPSDKRVCFKVKTTAPRRYCVRPNSGVIDPGATVNISVMLQPFDYDPNEKSKHKFMVQTIFAPPNVSDMDALWKDAKPDDLMDSKLRCVFELPSENDKVNDVEATKAAPVMNSVKADPTAASVPAAAPQDDPEMKKVQEKCKRLQSDMNKLVEENRQLKDDGIRMRTAPRSDHMTTNSTSLLGREATTASLPSLLVVIAAIFIGFFLGKFIL from the exons ATGTCAAAGCTGGACCAGATCCTCGTCCTCGACCCTCCTGTCGACCTCAAATTCAAAG GTCCTTTCACAGATGTAGTTACCACCAACCTCAAACTGAAGAACCCCTCTGACAAAAGAGTGTGTTTCAAAGTGAAGACAACGGCACCGCGCAGGTACTGTGTACGACCAAACAGTGGCGTCATCGATCCTGGAGCAACTGTCAACATCTCGG TCATGCTGCAGCCGTTTGACTATGACCCCAACGagaaaagtaaacacaaattCATGGTGCAGACAATTTTTGCCCCACCAAATGTTTCTGACATGGATGCTTTG tGGAAAGATGCAAAACCTGATGATCTCATGGATTCCAAGCTGAGATGTGTCTTCGAGCTGCCTTCTGAAAATGATAAAGTG AATGACGTGGAGGCGACCAAAGCGGCCCCGGTGATGAACTCTGTGAAGGCCGATCCAACAGCGGCCTCGGTGCCAGCTGCTGCCCCACAGGACGATCCAGAGATGAAGAAAGTGCAGGAGAAGTGCAAGAGGCTCCAATCTGACATGAACAAGCTGGTTGAGGAGAACCGGCAACTAAAG gacgATGGTATTAGAATGAGAACGGCTCCCCGCTCAGACCACATGACAACAAACTCAACTAGCCTCCTCGGCCGAGAAGCCACCACCGCCTCCCTGCCCTCCCTCCTCGTCGTCATAGCAGCCATCTTCATCGGATTCTTCTTAGGGAAGTTCATCTTGTAG
- the rab31 gene encoding ras-related protein Rab-31 — protein MAIRELKVCLLGDTGVGKSSIVCRFVQDHFDHNISPTIGASFLTKTVPCGHELHKFLIWDTAGQERFHSLAPMYYRGSAAAVIVYDITKLDSFQTLKKWVKELKEHGPEDIVVAIAGNKNDLGDIREVPMKEAKEFAESIAAIFIETSARNAVNVEELFQKISKQIPPLENPEVDSNESFQLTRQPALSARRCC, from the exons ATGGCGATCAGGGAGCTCAAAGTCTGTCTCCTGGGG GACACTGGTGTAGGGAAGTCCAGCATTGTTTGCCGGTTCGTTCAGGATCATTTTGACCACAACATTAGTCCCACAATAGG AGCATCGTTCCTGACCAAAACAGTTCCATGTGGACACGAACTGCACAAATTTCTGATCTGGGATACAGCAGGACAGGAAAGG TTCCACTCCTTAGCTCCTATGTACTATAGAGGATCGGCTGCTGCTGTCATTGTCTACGACATAACTAAACTG GACTCTTTCCAGACACTGAAGAAGTGGgtgaaggagctgaaggagcaCGGTCCAGAGGACATTGTCGTAGCCATAGCAGGAAACAAGAACGATTTAGGAGACATCAG GGAAGTTCCAATGAAAGAAGCGAAGGAGTTTGCTGAATCAATTGCAGCTATTTTCATCGAGACTAGCGCCAGAAATGCTGTCAATGTTGAGGAGCTCTTTCAGAAAATCA GTAAACAGATTCCACCTCTGGAAAATCCTGAGGTGGACAGCAACGAATCCTTCCAACTCACCCGGCAGCCCGCTCTGTCTGCCAGGAGATGCTGCTAG